The proteins below are encoded in one region of Aequorivita iocasae:
- a CDS encoding adenylate kinase — MTNIILFGPPGAGKGTQANFLKEKYNLVHISTGDVFRYNIKNETELGNLAKSFIAKGKLVPDEITIDMLSNEVDKNPDANGFIFDGFPRTEAQAEALAHLMDDKDTQIDAMVALEVDDEVLVKRLLERGKTSGRADDADESIIRNRIKVYYNETAILKDYYEKKGKYYGVDGVGSIEEITERLSKVIDGL; from the coding sequence ATGACTAATATTATTTTGTTCGGCCCTCCTGGCGCAGGAAAAGGAACGCAAGCCAATTTTTTAAAAGAAAAGTACAATTTGGTGCACATTTCTACTGGTGATGTATTTAGATACAACATAAAAAATGAAACCGAGCTGGGCAACCTCGCCAAGTCATTTATAGCAAAAGGGAAATTAGTGCCAGACGAGATCACTATTGATATGCTCAGCAACGAAGTAGATAAAAATCCTGATGCCAATGGTTTTATTTTTGACGGTTTCCCCAGAACGGAAGCCCAAGCCGAAGCATTGGCACACTTGATGGATGATAAGGATACGCAGATAGACGCTATGGTTGCGTTGGAAGTGGATGATGAGGTTTTGGTAAAACGCTTATTGGAACGTGGTAAAACCAGTGGGAGAGCAGACGATGCAGACGAGAGTATTATCCGTAACCGTATAAAAGTATATTACAACGAAACCGCTATACTAAAGGACTATTACGAGAAAAAAGGCAAATACTACGGGGTTGATGGTGTGGGTAGTATTGAGGAAATTACGGAACGCTTAAGTAAGGTTATAGACGGTTTGTAG